The Alphaproteobacteria bacterium genomic interval TCCCGCCGGCATGAAGGGGGCACCCAGGCGAACGGCGACCTGCACCACCGCATAAGCGGCGCCGCCGAACAGCACTGCCGCCGCGACCACCACCAGCGCCCGACGCCATGCGCCGGGCCGGGTGACGAAATCGGCAATCCGCCGGTGCATGGCGCTCAGGGCCCCGCCAACCGGCCGGCGTGATGCTATTGTCACGACGTTGTAGCCTCCCTCACTCGCGTGGCTGATCGCCAGCCACGCTGCCACACGACACACCGGACCTCCCCCATGGACCCAGACTCCGACCCCGACTCCCGCCCGAACACGGACGCTAACAAAAAGGAACCGGCCCGGCACTTCGGATTTGTCGAAGCCTACTCACCGCCGGAGATGGCGGCAAAGGTCCGCGATGTGGGGGTGGCCAAGGGCCGCATGCCCCTGGTCCCGCTGCTGTGCCTGGGGCTGCTGGCCGGCGCCTTCATATCCTTTGGCGCCATGCTCTTCACCCTGACCATGACCGGCAATGAACTGGGCTTCGGACCGGGCCGGCTGTTGGGCGGGCTGGCCTTCTCGTTAGGTCTGGTGCTGGTCATCGTCGGTGGGGCCGAGCTCTTTACCGGCAACAATCTGGTGGCCATGGCCTGGGCTGACGGCAAGGTCGGCACCGCTTCCCTGCTGCGCAACTGGGTGCTGGTCTATTGCGCCAACTTCGCCGGCGCCGTGGCCACCGCGCTGATGGTTCACCTGTCGGGCATCCTGTCGCTCGATGGCGGCGGTGTCGGCCGGACCGCCCTGGCCATCGCCCAGAGCAAACAGTCGCTGGGCTTCGTTGAGGCCTTTACTCGCGGCGTTCTGGCCAATGCGCTGGTCTGCCTGGCGGTATGGCTGTGCACCTCCACCAGCCGCACATCCGGCAAGATCATGGCCATCATCTTCCCCATCAGCGCCTTCGTCGCCCTGGGGTTCGAGCATTCCATCGCCAACATGTATTTCCTGGCGGTCGCCTGGTTCGACCAGCCGCAGTCGGTCAGCCTGGCCGGCGTGTGGGCCAATCTGCTGCCCGTCACGCTCGGCAATATCGTCGGCGGCAGCGTCTTTGTGGCGCTGATTTACTGGCTGATTTATCTGCGGCCCGGCGGCTCTGCCGATTGAACGGCCGGACCACTGCCGCCGCCGGACGGCAGGAAACAGGCGCGCTGGGGCGAGTGATCGGACTTGAACCGACGACATCCAGATCCACAATCTGGCGCTCTAACCAACTGAGCTACACCCGCCATGGCGCCCGGGACACCGGAATGCCGGAAACATAGGGAGACTCGACCGCCGGCTCAATACGCAAAGCGCCGGACGCAATGTGCAGGACACAATGCGCCGGACCAGGGGCTCCCGGCAGCCGTGCCCGGCTGTGCGGCCGCCAGGCTTCAGGCAGCGTCCGCCGCGACCCGCACCGAAATCATGCAGTCGGGGTCGCTCACCATGCCGTTGGCCCCGCTGCCCTGCTTGATGGAATCAACGTGCTCCATGCCGGAAACCACCTGCCCCCACACTGTGTACTGACCGTCCAGGTGGCTGTGGTCGGCAAAACAGATGAAGAACTGGCTGTCGGCGCTGTTGGGATTGGACGAGCGGGCCATGGAAACCGTGCCGCGACGATGCGCTTCCTGGGAGAACTCCGCCGGCAGCCGCTGGCCGGAGCCACCGGTGCCATCGCCCCGCGGATCGCCGGTCTGGGCCATGAAGCCATCGATCACCCGGTGAAAGGCCAGACCGTCATAGAATTTCTGCCGCACCAAGTCGCGGATCCGGGCGCAATGACCGGGCGCCAGATCGGGCCGCATGCGAATGACGACCATGCCATCCTTCAGTTCCATGTGGAGGGTGTTTTCCGCTTCGTCGTTTGCCGCGTCCGTTGCCTCGACTGCCATCGCTTGGTCTCCCTGTGTCATGACCTCTGATCGCCTGCCGTGTTCCCCGGCCAGGCGGTATCGCGAAACTCCTGAAACTCCAGCAGATAGCCGTTGGGATCGCGAAAGAAAAATCCGTAGACATTGAAGGTTCTGTGCAGGACGGGCGGACCTTCTATCACTATGGCCGCCGCCTGCAACCGCTTGTGCCAACCGTCCACATCCGCCGTCAGCAGAGACACGACGACCCCGGCCGGGTTGCTCTGGCGGCCGGGCCGTACGCCGCAGACGCCAAGATAGCTCGACGGGCCGGTGCGATAGATGCGGCACAGGCCCTGATCCAGGGCCAGGGGCAGGCGCAGCACCTCTTCGTAAAACGGCCAGGTGGCGTCCGGATCGTCGGCATAGAGAAACGTCACCTGGCCGTCGAGGGCGGGGGTGGCCGGCTCTGTCATTGTGGAAACCCCGCGTCAGTGACCGAAATGGCGCGCCAGACGATCCAACGCCTCTGTCAGGGTATCCTGCCGCTTGGCGAAGCAGAACCGGGCATAGCCATTGACCGCCGACCGGCCCGTCACGTCCCGGCCCGTCGCGTCCGGGCCTGTCGCTTCATAGAAGGCGGCAACCGGAACGGCGGTCACCCCCGCTTCTTCGGTGATGTGCCGGCAGAACGCCTCGTCATCGCCGTTGAAGCCCAGTGGCCGGTAGCCGGCGTTGAGAAAGTAGGTGCCGGGACAAGGCAGGACATCGAAACCGATGGCGGTCAGCCCCTGCGCCAGAATATCCCGGCGCAGCGCCATGCCATCGCGCAACTCGTGGAAATAGGCATCCGGTTTGGCCAGGCCGAAGGCCACGGCGCGTTGCAGGTGTGGCGGCGTGGCGAAGGCCAGGAACTGATGCGCCTTGATAATCGGCGCCAGCACCTGCGGTGCGGCGGTGGCGTAGCCGACCTTCCAGCCGGTCATGGAAAAGGCCTTGCCGGCCGAGCCGATTCGCACGCACCGCGATCGCATACCCGGCAGGGTCATCAGCGGCACGTGCCGCGCGCCGTCATAGACCAGATGCTCATAGACCTCGTCGCATACAGCCAGGGCATCGTGCTGCTGTACCAGATCCGCAATCAGCGTCAGTTCGGACCGGCTGAACACCTTGCACGCGGGGTTCATGGGCGTGTTGAGCAGAATCAGCTTGGTGCGCTCGGAGAATGCTGCCCGCAGCGCCGCCTCCGGCAGGCGCCAGTCCGGCGGCGTCAGGCGCACCAGCCGCGGCACGCCCCCGGCCCGCCTCACCACCGGCATGTAGGTATCGAACAGGGGCTCCAGCATGACCACTTCGTCGCCAGGCTCGATCAGTCCCATCAGGCTGGCGGCCAGCGCCTGGGTCGCGCCGGACGTCACCAGCACCTCGCTGGCAGGATCGGCGGTCAGTCCATAGAGGCGCGCCCCATGATCGGCCACCGCCTGACGCAGCTCCGCCAGGCCCTGCATCGGCGGATACTGGTTGGAGTGGGCAAACAGGCTGTCGGCGGCCACCTGGCGGATATCCTCAGGTCCGTCATCCTCCGGGAATCCCTGGCCCAGATTGATCGCGCCATGGGCCATGGCCAGGCGGCTCATGACCTCGAAGACGCTGGTTCCGTAGCCGGAAAGGACTGTATTGGCCGGTTTCATGGATGCTCGCCCGCCGCCGGAGGCCGGACACATCGCGGCCGCCCTCCCCCTAGCACAGGCCTCCGGGCGAGACGAGATACCCTGCTGTCCGCCACAAGACATCAGTTGATCGATTTAGTGGCAAATGCCTAATATTTAGGCTTAATCAATGCGCTATGCTCGGGTCCGTTTGGAAATAATACCGTGTTCACAATACCTTACGGCATGGCACCCGCTCCAGGCCGATTCCCGCTTGCATGACGCCGCGAAGTGCTATGACCCGCATCAGCATAATCCGCGGTGCGAGGTCGGCCATGAAGAAAATTGAAGCCATCATCAAGCCCTTCAAGCTCGACGAAGTGAAGGAGGCGCTCAGCGAAATCGGCCTGTCTGGCCTGACCGTGACGGAGGCGCGTGGCTTTGGTCGCCAGAAAGGCCATACCGAACTCTATCGCGGCGCCGAGTATGTGGTCGACTTTCTGCCCAAGGTGAAGATCGAGGTGGTGGTCAGCGATGCCCTTGCCGACCGTGCCATCGAGGCCATCCAGCAAGCCGCTCATACAGGCCGCATCGGCGACGGCAAGATCTTCGTCACCGCCATCGAAGATGCCATCCGCATCCGCACCGGCGAGCGCGGCGAGACCGCCATCTGATCGCGCCACGCGCTGCTTTCGCCGGGCCGACGCCGGTCCGGCAGGTGGCCGCGGCCCCGCCCCATCCGACCCTTCGCATCAGGAGAAATCACTTCAATGTCCAGCCCCGACAGCATCTTCCAGATGATCAAGGACCACGACGTCAAATATATCGATCTGCGGTTCACGGATCCGCGCGGCAAGTGGCAGCACATGGCCCACCCGATTTCGAACTTCGACGAGAGCGCCTTTACCGATGGCCTGATGTTCGACGGATCGTCCATTGCCGGCTGGAAGGCGATCAACGAATCAGACATGATTCTCCTGCCGGACGCCGGCGCGGCGACACTGGACCCCTTCTCGGCGCAGACCTCGCTGATTCTGTTCTGCGACGTGATCGACCCGTCGACCGGCCAGCCCTATGACCGTGACCCGCGCTCCACCGCCAAGCGCGCCGAGGCCTATCTGGCATCCAGCGGTATGGGCGACACCGCCTTTTTCGGCCCCGAGGCGGAGTTCTTCATCTTTGACGACGTGCGTTTTGACGTGGCCATGAACAACACCTTCTACGAGCTGTATTCGGAGGAAGGCCCCTATGCCACCGGCCGCGTCATGGCGGAAGGCAACATGGCCCACCGGCCACCGGTCAAGGGCGGCTATTTCCCCGTGCCGCCGGTGGATTCTGGAAGCGACATCCGGGCCGAGATGCTCGACGTCATCGCCGACATGGGCGTCACCGTGGAAAAGCACCATCACGAGGTGGCGCCGAGCCAGCACGAGTTGGGGGTCAAGTTCGACACCCTGGTGAAGTCCGCCGACGGCATGCAGATCTACAAGTATGCCGTGCAGATGGTGGCCCATGCCTATGGCAAGACCGCCACCTTCATGCCGAAGCCGGTTTTCGGCGACAATGGCTCCGGCATGCACACCCACCAGTCCATCTGGCGTGACGGCAAGCCACTGTTCGCCGGCACCGGCTATGCGGACCTGTCAGAGACAGCCCTGTTCTATATTGGCGGCATCATCCGCCATGCCCGGGCGCTGAACGCCTTCACCAACCCCAGCACCAACAGCTACAAGCGCCTGGTGCCGGGCTATGAGGCGCCGGTGCTCCTGGCCTATTCGTCGCGCAATCGCTCCGCCTCATGCCGAATACCCTATGCGACCAACCCGGCCGGCAAGCGCGTCGAAGTGCGCTTTCCCGATCCCACGGCCAATCCTTATCTGGCCTTCGCCGCCATGTTGATGGCCGGCCTCGATGGCATCCAGAATCGGATCCACCCCGGCGATGCCATGGACAAGAACCTATACGACCTGCCGCCGGAGGAGCTGAAGGACGTTCCGACGGTCTGTGGTTCTCTGCGCCAGGCCCTGGAGGCATTGGCCGATGACCACGAGTTCCTGTGCAAGGGCGACGTCATGACCGAAGACATGATTGAGGCCTATAGCGCGCTCAAGTGGGAAGAAGTTCATGCATACGAAACGGCGCCGCACCCCATCGAGTTCAAGATGTACTACTCAAGTTGAGGCCGGGCGGCGCCCAGCCAGGCGCACCATCAGACGCGACCCGCCGCCTGCGCCATATGGCCTCATAATGGCCGCATGACGGGCAAGCGGCGGCCCTCTGGCGAACGCAACTGCGCCACAGGGCCGGGCCAGGGTGGAGCGCGGGCAGACAGCCCGCACGGCAATGAACTAGATTTGTGTCGGCGCCACCATGCGTCGACGTCCGGAGTCGGCCGGTACCACCTGGTACGAGCTACCAGACGGATGCTTTACACAAGGAACGTAATCCATGCCTGACACACTAATGAGATGCCTTCTGGCCAGCGTGATGCTGGCTACTTTCGGGCTGCTGACGACTCCGGTCGCTGCTCAGGAAAGTGATCCTACCCTGGTCGGCCTGCGCCAGATCGGAGTCAGTGTAGTTGACGCCGATGACGACGACACTTTCTGCGGCATCGATAAAGAGCGGACACGGCAGACCGCCCTATTGACGCTGGCGACCGGCGGTCTGGCGGCGACCGACTATGCGAACGCCCTGTGGGACCCTGAACTGGTCGTTTACTTCATCACTCTGCCGGTTGATGACAACACGGTCTGCGTCACGTGGATGGAAGTCACACTACGCATTTCAAACACGGTCACTCTGCCGCAAAGCGAGAACTTCCACCCGCCAGCCGATTCCTTTGTCAGGGTGGAGTTGTGGAACTCCGGCCGTATCTTCACCTCGGCGGTGAACGATCATGGTGAGCGGTTTCAGACCTTCGTTGCGGAGTTCCTGAACAACCTGATCGCCGACTGGGAAGAGCAGAACAGCCTGTAACGGCGACGGCGGCCCATACGGGCCCCGTCTGCGGCGGGCCCCGTCTGCGGCTTTCCGGATGGCCCGGGACGAGGCCTGCGCCACACCGGGCCATCCTGATGCGCGACCGTATGCCGTGGTATTCTGGCGGTGTGGCCACTATATGTAGCGCTCCGGGAATCGGACCCGCACCAGCCACACTGACGGCGCGCCATGAACGACCTGTTTGATCAGTCCGCATCCGGCCGCCGGCCCCGCGCCACGGCAGGCACCGCCAGGAAAGCCGGCGCAGGTGCGCCCGGCAAGAGTGCGGCCGGCTATTCGGCCCGTGACATCGAGGTGCTGGAAGGCCTGGAGCCGGTGCGCCGGCGGCCGGGCATGTATGTGGGTGGCACCGATGAACGGGCGCTGCATCATCTGGCTGCTGAAATCCTCGACAACGCCATGGACGAGGCGGTCGCCGGCCATGCCAGCCGGATCGAGTTCTCGCTCGCCGCCGACGGCTCGGTCACCGTGCGCGACAATGGTCGCGGCATACCGGTTGACCCGCACCCGCGTTTCAAGAACCGCTCCGCCCTGGAAGTCATCCTCACCACCCTGCACTCCGGCGGAAAGTTCTCCGGCCAGGCCTACAAGACCTCCGGCGGCCTGCACGGTGTCGGCCTGTCCGTCGTCAACGCCCTGTCGGACCGCCTGCGGGTGGAGGTGATCCGCGATGGCAAGACCTGGACCCAGGATTATTCGCGCGGCGTGGCAAAGACACGGCTGAAATCAACCAACGGTCCCGCCAACCGGCGCGGCACGACGATCACCTTTCACCCGGATCCGGATATTTTCGGCGGTGACGCCCGCCTGCGGCCGGACGCGCTCTATGCCATGACGCGGGCCAAGGCCTATCTCTATCGCGGCGTCGAAATCCGCTGGTCGTGTGATCCCGCCACACTAGCGGCAAAGAGCCAGACGCCGGCCGAAGACACAATTCGCTTTCCCAATGGTCCACGGGACTATCTGCAGGATGAGCTGGCCGGACGCACCACCCTGTCGGCCCCGTTTGCCGGTGAGGCAGACCTGCCGAATGACGATGGCCGGCTGGAATGGGCTATCGCCTGGACGGAGTCGGGAGACGGCTTTCTGCACAGTTTCTGCAACACCGTGCCGACCCGCGAGGGCGGCAGCCACGAGCAGGGATTGCGGGCGGCGGTGGCCAAGGCGTTGAAAGCCTATGGTGAACTGACCGGCAACAAGCGGGCGGATCGCGTCACGGCGGAAGATGCACTGGACGGCTGTGGCGTCATCCTGTCGCTGTTCATTAACGATCCCCAGTTCCAGGGTCAGACCAAAGAGCGCCTTGGCATGCCGGCCGCGGCGCGGCTTGTGGAAACCGTGCTGCGCGATCACCTGGACCACTGGCTGAGCGCCGACCCGAAGGTTGCGGACCTGCTGCTGGAGCGGGCCATTGCCCAGGCCGAGTTGCGTCTCAACCGGCGGCAGGACCGTGAGGCCGCGCGCCGCGCCGCCGGACGCAAGCGACGCCTGCCCGGTAAGCTGGCGGATTGCACCGTGGGCGGGGCCGACGGCACAGAGCTGTTCCTGGTGGAAGGCGACTCCGCCGGAGGCAGCGCCAAACAGGCGCGCGACCGCCGCACCCAGGCGGTGCTGCCGCTACGCGGCAAAATCCTCAACATCGAAAGTGCTTCGGCCGACAAGCAGCGGGAAAATCAGGAGTTGGCCGACCTGGAACAGGCTTTGGGCTGCGGCGGCGGCGGTGACTATGACGAAGCGGCCCTGCGCTATGAACGCATCATCATCATGACCGACGCCGATGTGGACGGAGCGCATATCGCCTGTCTGCTGATGACCTATTTCTACCGTCGTATGCCGCAGCTAATTCACGGCGGACATCTCTATCTGGCCGTGCCGCCGCTCTATCGCCTGTCCCGCGGCGGGAAGATCCTCTACGCCCGCGATGACGCCGACCGTGAAAGACTGATGCAGGCGGAGTTTGCCGGCAACGGCAAGGTTGAGGTCAGTCGCTTCAAAGGTCTGGGCGAAATGCCGCCGGCGCAACTGCGCGAGACCACCATGGCGGCGCAAAGCCGGACACTGCTGCGGGTGACCGTGCCCGACGCCAGGGCCGATGCACCGGCCGGCGGACGCCGGCCGCGCCGCAAGACCGGCCAGGAGATCGCCGCCGGCACCGAGGGGATGGTTGAGACCCTGATGGGCCGCCGGCCGGAGCTGCGTCTGGCTTTTATCCAGGAAAAAGCCCGCTTCGCCCGCAATCTTGACCTGTAGCCGGGCGAGCGAACGGCTGGCGCACCGGCACGGGGCGGTTTTCCATGATTTCCCCGCCCGCTTTGTCCTCGCCGCCGACCGGCCTATATTAGGCACAAGGATGGTCCGCAGGGACCGGACCGGTGCATGGGCGACAGAACCCGAATCCGGCGTAATTTTCACATGACAATCCGGGTCAGCCGTCAGAAATGGCGACCCGATGACAGGGAGGGATATCCGCATGGCTCTTTTGAAAGCCGCCAGCGATTCACGCACGTCCGTACGCAAGCCTGAAAAGACCATTTCCAGCAAGCCGGCCGGCAAGCGCATCACCGTGATGCTTGGTGGCGAGACCATCGCCCGCACCACCCGCGCGCTGCTTTATCAGGAAAGCGGTCATGATCCGCTTTACTATGTTCCGCGCGAGGACGTTCGCACCGAATGCCTGCAGCGTTCCGACCGCAAGAGCTACTGTCCCTATAAGGGCGACGCGGTGTGGTGGAACGTCCGGGTCGGCGATCGCGTGGTGGCTGACGGCGCCTGGTCCTATCCCGACATCTATGACGACTACAGCCCGGAAATTGAGGGTTATATCGGCTTCTATGGCGACAAGATGGATGCCTATCTCATCGATGAACTGGAAGCGGCGGCTGAATAGGCCCCAGACCCGGAGATTGCCCGTATGAGTACGACAGAGAGTCCTGCCGCCTCCAACAGCAAGGGTGAGGCCATTGATGGCGCCAAAGCGGCCCGCATCAAGGTGGAGCCCTATCCGCATCACGTCCGCATCGAATGCAATGGCCAGACCATCGCTGACACCAGGCGGGCGTGGCTTCTGATCGAGACCTGGGCACCGGATATCTATGTTCCGGCGGAGGATGTGCAGACCGCGCTGTTCTCACCAAGCGAGACGCGCACCTACTGTCCCTACAAGGCCGGCCACGCCAGCCATGTGAATGCAAGGATCGGCGGAAAGACCGTGGCCGATGTGGGCTGGCGCTATGACGAGCCGGCCGACCGGCCGGAAATCAAAGGCCTCTATGCCTTCACCTTTGCCAAGGTCAGCATCTTCGTTGACGGCAAGCTGGTACGCGGCCATGTGCGTGATCCGCACAAAATCATTACGGTTGAACCGCTTGGCCGCCGCCTGCGGCTTGAGATGGCCGGCAAGATGATTGTCGACTCCAA includes:
- the parE gene encoding DNA topoisomerase IV subunit B, giving the protein MNDLFDQSASGRRPRATAGTARKAGAGAPGKSAAGYSARDIEVLEGLEPVRRRPGMYVGGTDERALHHLAAEILDNAMDEAVAGHASRIEFSLAADGSVTVRDNGRGIPVDPHPRFKNRSALEVILTTLHSGGKFSGQAYKTSGGLHGVGLSVVNALSDRLRVEVIRDGKTWTQDYSRGVAKTRLKSTNGPANRRGTTITFHPDPDIFGGDARLRPDALYAMTRAKAYLYRGVEIRWSCDPATLAAKSQTPAEDTIRFPNGPRDYLQDELAGRTTLSAPFAGEADLPNDDGRLEWAIAWTESGDGFLHSFCNTVPTREGGSHEQGLRAAVAKALKAYGELTGNKRADRVTAEDALDGCGVILSLFINDPQFQGQTKERLGMPAAARLVETVLRDHLDHWLSADPKVADLLLERAIAQAELRLNRRQDREAARRAAGRKRRLPGKLADCTVGGADGTELFLVEGDSAGGSAKQARDRRTQAVLPLRGKILNIESASADKQRENQELADLEQALGCGGGGDYDEAALRYERIIIMTDADVDGAHIACLLMTYFYRRMPQLIHGGHLYLAVPPLYRLSRGGKILYARDDADRERLMQAEFAGNGKVEVSRFKGLGEMPPAQLRETTMAAQSRTLLRVTVPDARADAPAGGRRPRRKTGQEIAAGTEGMVETLMGRRPELRLAFIQEKARFARNLDL
- a CDS encoding peptidylprolyl isomerase is translated as MAVEATDAANDEAENTLHMELKDGMVVIRMRPDLAPGHCARIRDLVRQKFYDGLAFHRVIDGFMAQTGDPRGDGTGGSGQRLPAEFSQEAHRRGTVSMARSSNPNSADSQFFICFADHSHLDGQYTVWGQVVSGMEHVDSIKQGSGANGMVSDPDCMISVRVAADAA
- the glnA gene encoding type I glutamate--ammonia ligase, which translates into the protein MSSPDSIFQMIKDHDVKYIDLRFTDPRGKWQHMAHPISNFDESAFTDGLMFDGSSIAGWKAINESDMILLPDAGAATLDPFSAQTSLILFCDVIDPSTGQPYDRDPRSTAKRAEAYLASSGMGDTAFFGPEAEFFIFDDVRFDVAMNNTFYELYSEEGPYATGRVMAEGNMAHRPPVKGGYFPVPPVDSGSDIRAEMLDVIADMGVTVEKHHHEVAPSQHELGVKFDTLVKSADGMQIYKYAVQMVAHAYGKTATFMPKPVFGDNGSGMHTHQSIWRDGKPLFAGTGYADLSETALFYIGGIIRHARALNAFTNPSTNSYKRLVPGYEAPVLLAYSSRNRSASCRIPYATNPAGKRVEVRFPDPTANPYLAFAAMLMAGLDGIQNRIHPGDAMDKNLYDLPPEELKDVPTVCGSLRQALEALADDHEFLCKGDVMTEDMIEAYSALKWEEVHAYETAPHPIEFKMYYSS
- a CDS encoding formate/nitrite transporter family protein, whose product is MDPDSDPDSRPNTDANKKEPARHFGFVEAYSPPEMAAKVRDVGVAKGRMPLVPLLCLGLLAGAFISFGAMLFTLTMTGNELGFGPGRLLGGLAFSLGLVLVIVGGAELFTGNNLVAMAWADGKVGTASLLRNWVLVYCANFAGAVATALMVHLSGILSLDGGGVGRTALAIAQSKQSLGFVEAFTRGVLANALVCLAVWLCTSTSRTSGKIMAIIFPISAFVALGFEHSIANMYFLAVAWFDQPQSVSLAGVWANLLPVTLGNIVGGSVFVALIYWLIYLRPGGSAD
- a CDS encoding aminotransferase, translated to MKPANTVLSGYGTSVFEVMSRLAMAHGAINLGQGFPEDDGPEDIRQVAADSLFAHSNQYPPMQGLAELRQAVADHGARLYGLTADPASEVLVTSGATQALAASLMGLIEPGDEVVMLEPLFDTYMPVVRRAGGVPRLVRLTPPDWRLPEAALRAAFSERTKLILLNTPMNPACKVFSRSELTLIADLVQQHDALAVCDEVYEHLVYDGARHVPLMTLPGMRSRCVRIGSAGKAFSMTGWKVGYATAAPQVLAPIIKAHQFLAFATPPHLQRAVAFGLAKPDAYFHELRDGMALRRDILAQGLTAIGFDVLPCPGTYFLNAGYRPLGFNGDDEAFCRHITEEAGVTAVPVAAFYEATGPDATGRDVTGRSAVNGYARFCFAKRQDTLTEALDRLARHFGH
- a CDS encoding DUF427 domain-containing protein; the encoded protein is MSTTESPAASNSKGEAIDGAKAARIKVEPYPHHVRIECNGQTIADTRRAWLLIETWAPDIYVPAEDVQTALFSPSETRTYCPYKAGHASHVNARIGGKTVADVGWRYDEPADRPEIKGLYAFTFAKVSIFVDGKLVRGHVRDPHKIITVEPLGRRLRLEMAGKMIVDSNNVQVLYETGLPARYYVPPADVAVDYLTPSSRQSVCTYKGEAVYHHVRVGDELSENAIWAYNEPWLDFSPDVARIKGHFGIFTSVFDRFLLDDEEQEVDDSTRQSDRGALARPTVDKELQSKMSGGA
- a CDS encoding DUF427 domain-containing protein; this encodes MALLKAASDSRTSVRKPEKTISSKPAGKRITVMLGGETIARTTRALLYQESGHDPLYYVPREDVRTECLQRSDRKSYCPYKGDAVWWNVRVGDRVVADGAWSYPDIYDDYSPEIEGYIGFYGDKMDAYLIDELEAAAE
- a CDS encoding VOC family protein, yielding MTEPATPALDGQVTFLYADDPDATWPFYEEVLRLPLALDQGLCRIYRTGPSSYLGVCGVRPGRQSNPAGVVVSLLTADVDGWHKRLQAAAIVIEGPPVLHRTFNVYGFFFRDPNGYLLEFQEFRDTAWPGNTAGDQRS
- a CDS encoding P-II family nitrogen regulator; this encodes MKKIEAIIKPFKLDEVKEALSEIGLSGLTVTEARGFGRQKGHTELYRGAEYVVDFLPKVKIEVVVSDALADRAIEAIQQAAHTGRIGDGKIFVTAIEDAIRIRTGERGETAI